A stretch of the Proteus sp. ZN5 genome encodes the following:
- the recC gene encoding exodeoxyribonuclease V subunit gamma: MFHIYHSNQLSLLKSLMVHFMQTRPLSSPFEQEVILVQSPGMSQWLQIQLAESLGIAANIRYPLPATFIWEMFTRVLSGIPKESAFSKDAMTWKLMALLPEFLPHEEFKPLLHYLDDDDDKRKLHQLAGRVADLFDQYLVYRSDWLASWEKDELIEGLSENQRWQKILWVALQQYTKDLNQPQWHRSNLYQQFISTLNNADEGELQHCFPPRIFICGISALPQVYLQALQAIGRHTEIYLLFTNPCRYYWGDIQDPKFLARLNSRKPRHYKQLHESPWFKDEKNASSLFNDEGEQNIGNPLLASWGKLGKDNLYFLSELEYTDVLDAFVEIPRDNLLHQLQADILDLEDFSQLGTTLATYECSEDKRVISPDDYSLTFHASHSPQREVEVLQDQLLHLLEQDPELLPRDIIVMVADIDSYTPYIQAVFGNAPSERYLPFAISDRKARQAHPVLQAFITLLELPQSRFTAEQVLALLEVPALAGHFSIFENELKLLRRWVDESGIRWGLDDENVASFLLPITGKNTWEFGLLRMLLGYAMESENGPWKGVLPYDESSGLVAELAGHLADFLYTLSDWRTRLSETRSLEAWLEVGQQLVDAFFESDEETELVLALIIQQWQKVIENGLKAQYQNEIPLVLIRDELTVRFDDEKISQRFLAGSINFCTLMPMRSIPFKAVCLLGMNDGIYPRNIQPLGFDLMAEKRRRGDRKRRDDDRYLFLEALSSAEKYLYISYIGKSIRDDRECNPSVLIKELQDYIGQNFRLPEDGELNVDDSATRVNQRLLTQHSRVPFAQENFRIGASFRSYASEWLPAASGQGEVHQSFIEPLNDDDTIDKVSVDALARFYRHPIRAFFQQRLKTNFVIEETELPEEEPFVINALQRYLLNQWLLKALIDQTSTEALFERIKAAGQLPASAFGQIYWEQQIEELLPLAEKIRSERLATHSVTLEQSFSAMPLIGRLNEVQADGLLRWRPASLTANDLLQLWIEHLVYCLKEGAGESRFYGRKETQWCLLPVDPEFAYATLDKLISDYKQGLNSPLALFAKSGWAWLQACYDKKSQEFLLDDEETLEKAELVLMQHLTDSYNRDGEMSDMYVQRAFSQLDELFLQTVKQTALTIFKPIIPFLKK; this comes from the coding sequence ATGTTTCATATATATCACTCAAATCAGTTGTCATTACTAAAGTCACTTATGGTGCACTTTATGCAGACCAGACCACTTTCCTCTCCTTTTGAACAAGAAGTTATCCTTGTACAAAGCCCCGGAATGTCTCAGTGGTTACAAATCCAGCTTGCCGAAAGCTTGGGTATTGCTGCTAATATCCGTTACCCATTACCAGCAACCTTTATTTGGGAAATGTTTACTCGGGTATTATCAGGTATACCTAAAGAAAGTGCTTTTTCTAAAGATGCCATGACATGGAAATTAATGGCATTGCTTCCTGAATTTTTGCCTCATGAAGAATTTAAACCCTTACTGCATTACCTTGATGATGATGACGATAAACGTAAACTTCACCAGTTAGCTGGGCGTGTGGCTGACTTATTTGACCAATATTTAGTTTATCGTTCAGATTGGTTAGCTTCATGGGAAAAAGATGAATTAATAGAAGGGTTGAGTGAAAACCAACGCTGGCAAAAAATATTGTGGGTAGCATTACAGCAATACACAAAAGATCTTAATCAGCCTCAATGGCACCGTTCTAATCTTTATCAACAATTTATCTCTACATTAAATAACGCAGATGAAGGGGAGCTTCAGCACTGTTTTCCTCCTCGTATTTTTATTTGTGGAATTTCAGCATTACCTCAAGTTTACTTGCAGGCGTTACAGGCGATTGGGCGTCATACCGAGATCTATCTACTTTTTACCAACCCTTGCCGCTACTATTGGGGAGATATTCAAGATCCTAAATTTCTCGCTCGCCTTAATAGTCGAAAGCCACGCCATTATAAACAATTACATGAATCGCCTTGGTTTAAAGATGAAAAAAATGCTTCTTCGTTATTTAATGACGAAGGAGAGCAAAATATCGGTAATCCGCTATTAGCATCATGGGGAAAATTGGGTAAAGATAATCTTTATTTCCTCTCTGAACTTGAATACACCGATGTGTTGGATGCGTTTGTTGAGATCCCAAGAGATAATTTACTTCATCAATTGCAAGCAGATATCCTTGATTTAGAAGATTTTTCGCAATTGGGTACAACACTTGCAACTTATGAATGTAGTGAAGATAAACGTGTGATTTCGCCAGATGATTATTCACTGACTTTTCATGCTAGCCATAGTCCACAGCGCGAAGTTGAAGTGCTACAAGATCAATTACTGCATTTGTTAGAGCAAGATCCTGAATTACTACCGCGTGATATTATTGTGATGGTTGCGGATATCGATAGCTATACACCTTATATTCAAGCAGTGTTTGGTAATGCGCCTTCAGAACGTTATCTTCCTTTTGCTATTTCAGATAGAAAAGCACGTCAAGCACACCCTGTATTACAAGCTTTTATTACGTTATTAGAACTTCCCCAAAGTCGCTTTACAGCAGAGCAAGTATTAGCTTTACTTGAAGTACCTGCGTTAGCTGGACATTTTTCTATTTTTGAAAATGAATTAAAACTATTACGCCGATGGGTGGATGAGTCAGGTATACGCTGGGGATTAGATGATGAGAATGTGGCTTCATTCTTATTACCGATTACGGGTAAAAATACGTGGGAATTTGGTCTTCTGCGCATGTTACTTGGCTATGCGATGGAAAGTGAAAATGGCCCTTGGAAAGGTGTTCTACCTTACGATGAATCCAGTGGGTTAGTTGCAGAGCTTGCAGGTCATCTCGCTGATTTTCTTTATACATTAAGTGATTGGCGTACACGTTTGAGTGAAACCCGTTCATTAGAAGCATGGCTAGAAGTTGGACAACAATTAGTTGATGCCTTTTTTGAGTCTGATGAAGAAACGGAATTGGTTTTAGCGCTTATTATCCAACAATGGCAAAAAGTGATTGAAAACGGATTGAAAGCGCAATATCAAAATGAAATTCCACTCGTTCTTATTCGCGATGAATTAACAGTACGATTTGATGATGAAAAAATCAGTCAACGCTTTTTAGCAGGTAGCATTAATTTCTGTACATTAATGCCTATGCGTTCCATTCCTTTTAAAGCCGTGTGTTTATTAGGTATGAACGATGGTATTTATCCTCGTAATATTCAGCCGTTAGGGTTTGATTTAATGGCAGAAAAACGCCGTCGTGGTGATAGAAAACGTCGCGATGATGACCGCTATTTATTTTTAGAAGCACTTAGCTCAGCTGAAAAATACCTTTATATCAGTTATATCGGGAAGTCGATACGTGACGACCGAGAATGTAACCCATCCGTCTTAATCAAAGAATTACAAGATTATATTGGGCAAAATTTCCGTTTACCAGAGGATGGTGAACTCAATGTTGATGATAGTGCGACTCGTGTAAACCAGCGTTTATTAACACAACATAGCCGTGTACCTTTTGCCCAAGAAAATTTCCGTATAGGCGCTTCTTTTCGGTCTTATGCCTCTGAATGGCTGCCAGCTGCTAGTGGGCAAGGGGAGGTTCATCAAAGTTTTATCGAACCACTTAATGATGATGACACAATAGATAAAGTCTCTGTTGATGCACTGGCACGTTTTTATCGTCACCCTATTCGTGCTTTTTTCCAACAAAGATTAAAAACAAATTTCGTCATTGAAGAAACAGAATTACCCGAAGAAGAGCCATTTGTGATCAATGCGCTTCAACGTTATCTATTGAATCAATGGTTATTAAAAGCATTGATTGATCAAACCTCAACAGAAGCACTGTTTGAGCGTATCAAAGCAGCAGGACAACTTCCTGCGAGTGCATTTGGTCAAATCTATTGGGAACAACAAATAGAAGAATTACTTCCTTTAGCTGAAAAGATAAGAAGTGAACGATTAGCCACACATTCTGTCACATTAGAGCAAAGCTTTAGTGCAATGCCACTGATTGGTCGTTTAAATGAGGTACAAGCTGATGGTTTATTACGTTGGAGACCTGCCAGCTTAACAGCTAATGACTTATTGCAACTTTGGATTGAGCACTTAGTTTACTGCTTGAAAGAGGGGGCAGGCGAGAGTCGGTTTTACGGTAGAAAAGAGACTCAATGGTGTTTATTACCAGTTGATCCTGAGTTTGCCTATGCAACATTAGACAAGTTAATCAGTGACTATAAACAAGGGTTAAATAGCCCATTAGCGTTATTTGCGAAAAGTGGCTGGGCTTGGTTACAAGCTTGCTATGATAAAAAATCACAAGAATTTTTACTTGATGATGAAGAGACACTTGAAAAAGCAGAACTAGTACTGATGCAACATTTAACGGATAGCTATAATCGAGATGGTGAAATGAGTGACATGTATGTTCAGCGTGCTTTTTCTCAATTAGACGAACTTTTTTTACAAACGGTCAAACAGACGGCATTAACCATATTTAAACCAATAATTCCATTTCTGAAAAAATAA
- the ptrA gene encoding pitrilysin, translated as MRKYFSQLWIMLLLMLVSINSFAADPLWQVLPDSIEKSESDPRQYQAIKLPNEMTVLLVSDEKAVKSLTAVALPVGALEDPDSQQGLAHYLEHMVLMGSVKYPQSGSMSEFLQKNGGSHNASTTTYRTAFYLEVENSAINEAVDRLADALAEPLLDPKNADRERNAVNAELTMARARDGMRFWQVRAETLNPAHPSSRFMGGNLETLSDKPNSKLQDELIKFYQTHYSGNLMNGVIYSNKSLDELSKLAAETFARIPNKRADVPVTTVPAMTDKEKGLMIHLVPALPQKTLQIEFGIDNNVADFRSKSDEYIGYLIGNRSAGTLATWLQDQGLAESISAFSEPYIDRNQGSFTIYVALTDKGLAQKDQVISAIFSYIRLIQTEGISQRYFDEIANVLDLSFRYGSIVRDMNYIEGISDMMLRYPIKNILNADYIADNYEPSAILSRLDSLTPEKARIWVISPNEPSNKQAYFVNAPYQVDKITDKQLKTWQTLSDDISLSLPALNPYIPNNLSLIDADSKIIKPQLLWQDKSARLFYMPSHYFSDEPKASVTLSLVNKKSDITVKQQVTQTLTDYLAGLALSELSYQASVAGMNISSSSGQGVDFSMNGYTQHLPELVNATLKSYMSFESTQEELDQAKSWYREQLEVTHNLKAFEAAMLPARRLNTIPYYEEADKIKALESITLQDIIDNRREVIKNAALQALIIGNLTPEQSRDIAKSAHELLGNQGTEYWIGETLVFNKLNAVEFQNKSKSTDNALGELYIPTGYSRLEGQAISSVLASVIKPWFYDQLRTEEQLGYAVFAYQGTMGEQSGLGFLLQSNAKPPVYLNERYNAFYQQAYERLKKMNEADFNQYKQAIITEVKQPPQTFYEEVSLYRNDFHRNNLKYDGREKFLAELNKVTLKQAIEFYEKAIIKPNGFIFVSQVIGKDGTDTDYAENKQWKRYTTVSELQKTLPVEEIKE; from the coding sequence ATGAGAAAATACTTCTCGCAACTATGGATCATGTTGCTATTGATGCTAGTGAGTATCAACAGCTTTGCCGCTGATCCTCTCTGGCAAGTATTGCCTGATAGTATTGAAAAAAGTGAGAGCGATCCACGGCAATATCAAGCTATTAAACTACCTAATGAAATGACTGTATTACTGGTTTCTGATGAAAAAGCAGTTAAATCATTAACGGCAGTGGCATTACCTGTTGGAGCATTAGAAGATCCAGATAGTCAGCAAGGTCTTGCGCACTATTTAGAACATATGGTGCTAATGGGATCGGTGAAATATCCTCAATCAGGCAGTATGTCTGAATTTTTACAAAAGAATGGCGGCTCTCATAATGCGAGTACAACGACTTACCGCACTGCGTTCTATTTAGAAGTAGAAAATAGCGCCATTAATGAAGCTGTTGATCGTCTTGCTGATGCTTTAGCTGAACCTTTACTTGATCCTAAAAATGCAGATCGTGAACGTAATGCGGTTAATGCTGAATTAACAATGGCGCGCGCACGCGATGGGATGCGTTTTTGGCAAGTCAGGGCAGAAACTTTAAACCCAGCGCATCCAAGTTCTCGATTTATGGGTGGGAATCTAGAAACATTAAGTGATAAACCAAATAGTAAGCTTCAAGATGAATTGATTAAATTCTATCAAACACACTATTCTGGCAATTTAATGAATGGTGTTATTTATAGTAATAAATCACTTGATGAATTATCTAAATTAGCCGCAGAGACTTTTGCTCGGATCCCGAATAAAAGGGCTGACGTACCTGTCACCACAGTACCTGCTATGACGGATAAAGAAAAAGGGTTAATGATCCATCTTGTACCTGCTTTACCACAAAAAACCTTACAGATTGAATTTGGTATTGATAATAATGTCGCTGATTTTCGTAGTAAATCTGATGAATATATTGGCTATTTAATCGGTAATCGTAGCGCGGGCACATTGGCAACGTGGCTACAAGATCAAGGCTTGGCTGAAAGTATTAGCGCTTTTTCAGAGCCATATATCGACCGTAATCAAGGTTCGTTTACGATTTATGTTGCGTTGACAGATAAAGGTTTAGCGCAAAAAGACCAAGTGATTTCCGCTATCTTTTCGTACATTCGTTTAATTCAAACAGAAGGGATCAGCCAGCGTTATTTTGATGAAATTGCGAATGTATTAGATCTCTCATTCCGTTATGGCTCTATTGTAAGAGATATGAATTACATAGAAGGTATTTCGGATATGATGCTGCGTTATCCAATCAAAAATATCCTAAATGCAGACTATATTGCTGATAATTATGAACCTTCAGCGATCCTTTCTCGCCTTGACTCTCTTACACCAGAGAAAGCACGTATTTGGGTAATAAGCCCTAATGAACCATCTAATAAGCAAGCCTACTTTGTTAATGCGCCTTATCAGGTTGATAAAATCACAGATAAGCAATTAAAAACCTGGCAAACATTATCGGATGATATTTCATTATCACTGCCAGCACTTAACCCTTACATCCCTAATAATCTTTCACTGATTGATGCGGACAGCAAAATCATCAAACCACAATTGTTGTGGCAAGATAAAAGCGCTCGCTTATTTTATATGCCATCACACTATTTTTCTGATGAGCCTAAAGCCAGTGTGACATTAAGTTTAGTGAATAAGAAATCAGACATTACTGTTAAGCAGCAAGTGACACAAACCTTAACTGACTATCTTGCTGGTTTAGCATTAAGTGAATTATCTTATCAAGCTTCTGTTGCCGGAATGAATATCTCATCTTCGTCAGGACAAGGTGTTGATTTTTCAATGAATGGGTATACACAACATTTACCAGAATTAGTTAATGCAACACTAAAAAGCTATATGAGCTTTGAATCAACTCAAGAAGAGCTAGATCAGGCTAAATCTTGGTATCGCGAACAACTTGAAGTGACTCATAACTTAAAAGCATTTGAAGCAGCTATGCTGCCGGCTCGCCGATTAAATACGATCCCGTACTATGAAGAAGCTGATAAAATCAAAGCATTAGAGTCAATTACACTACAAGATATTATTGATAATCGCCGTGAAGTCATTAAAAATGCGGCACTTCAAGCACTGATTATTGGTAACTTAACGCCAGAGCAAAGCCGTGATATTGCTAAATCTGCACACGAATTATTAGGTAATCAAGGCACAGAATATTGGATCGGTGAAACATTAGTATTCAATAAATTAAATGCGGTTGAATTCCAAAATAAATCGAAGAGTACAGATAATGCATTAGGTGAGCTTTATATCCCGACAGGTTATAGCCGTCTTGAAGGTCAGGCAATTTCTTCAGTGCTAGCCTCAGTTATCAAACCTTGGTTCTATGATCAATTAAGAACAGAAGAGCAGCTAGGTTACGCGGTATTTGCTTATCAAGGCACTATGGGAGAGCAATCCGGTCTAGGTTTTTTACTACAAAGTAATGCAAAACCGCCAGTCTACTTAAATGAGCGCTATAACGCATTTTATCAGCAAGCTTACGAACGTTTGAAAAAAATGAACGAAGCTGATTTTAATCAGTATAAACAAGCAATTATTACCGAAGTTAAACAGCCACCTCAAACATTCTATGAAGAAGTTTCTCTTTATCGAAATGACTTCCATCGTAATAATTTAAAATATGATGGCCGTGAAAAATTCTTAGCTGAACTTAATAAGGTTACATTAAAACAAGCTATTGAATTTTATGAAAAAGCAATTATAAAACCTAATGGATTTATTTTTGTCTCTCAAGTTATTGGTAAAGATGGCACAGATACTGATTATGCAGAGAATAAACAATGGAAACGTTACACCACGGTAAGTGAATTACAAAAAACCTTACCTGTTGAGGAAATTAAAGAGTGA
- the recB gene encoding exodeoxyribonuclease V subunit beta: protein MSDVIQAQPLNPYTLPLYQRRLIEASAGTGKTYTIGLLYLRLLLGLGGESAFYRPLSVEEILVVTFTDAATDELRARIRKNIHELRLACIRHDVESSDNTYLELLKQIPNKELAAQWLLEAERQMDEAAIYTIHGFCQRMLANNAFESGVLFEQVLIQDEYELKKRVCADFWRRHCYPLSYDVANAVSQIWSGPEQLLYEIQPYLQGEMPEIEGVALDSENESVKERHQAVIEAINNVKTRWNEHHHEVEAWITASGVDKRSYSSRFLPKWIEEITLWASTLETKNYQLPDCLVRFSQETLNEKATKGPAPEHILFIEIERLTKQSLTLRDVILVNAIPEIRQGIENEKMRRGEMGFDDLLTRLDRALKREGGEALAQAIRERYPVAMIDEFQDTDPQQYRIFDAIYGEHENSGLLFIGDPKQAIYAFRGADIFTYIQARKQTSHHYTLNTNWRSAPGMVNAVNKLFMRSNAPFLFEHIPFIEVSSAEKNQDMAFIYHDKPISPFNFWLAEGESVSTGNYEQIMAAQCAAQIRDWLSAGDQQQAWLIEQGTKKSVTSADIMVLVRSRREAVLIRDALNLLSIQSVFLSNRESVFETNEAKDLLWLLQAVVTPEKERVLRASLASRLFGFSAKQIDDLNRSEVRWNSYVEKFADYYVLWQKRGVLPMLRKIMMDNQIAENLLASIDGERRLTDIMHIGELLQETSLQLDSEHALIRWLAQQISHPDAQSESQQMRLESDRNLVRICTIHKSKGLEYPIVCLPFACNYQEQKGALYHDREKFYAKLDIFSRPESLRLADEERLAEDLRLLYVALTRSKFCCYVGVAPLVKGTKRKSGLTDLHKNALGYLLQQGEEGNSELLHQSIHALLDDNISVTTLDNMSAHRYQPQLMVETKLEAAIFKRQIHDNWRITSYSGLTYQHSNRSYHFDLGDIEALVQSIAPGLDTDAKGEKQQGEVDENSIHHFPRGAVAGTFLHSLLEVLDFSQSIDELWMQEQLTAQGFDEKWAPLLVSWMETLFHTPLNTQGLCLADIPKSQQLDELQFYLPIEKEVSSAQLTQLISQFDPLSKRCPALQFQQVEGMLKGFIDLVFSWEGKYYVVDYKSNWLGESSEDYTQEAMMNAMMDHRYDLQYQLYTLALHRFLQQRIPDYDYQSHFGGIYYLFLRGIDKAHPGNGVYAYLPDEAFVLALDSLFAGKSSKLDVVGEK from the coding sequence GTGAGTGACGTGATACAGGCACAGCCATTAAACCCGTATACACTTCCTCTATACCAAAGACGCCTTATTGAGGCGTCCGCGGGAACAGGAAAAACTTATACAATAGGGTTGTTGTATTTACGGTTGCTTCTTGGGTTAGGCGGAGAGTCAGCATTCTACCGCCCTCTCAGTGTTGAAGAGATTTTAGTTGTGACATTTACGGATGCGGCGACAGATGAATTACGAGCACGTATTCGTAAAAATATCCATGAACTAAGACTTGCCTGTATCCGTCATGATGTTGAAAGTAGCGATAATACGTACCTCGAGTTACTCAAACAGATACCTAATAAAGAGCTAGCTGCACAGTGGTTGCTAGAAGCTGAACGCCAAATGGATGAAGCGGCTATTTATACTATTCATGGCTTTTGCCAACGTATGTTGGCAAATAATGCATTTGAATCAGGAGTCTTGTTTGAACAAGTCTTGATCCAAGATGAATATGAGCTTAAAAAACGGGTATGTGCTGACTTCTGGCGCCGCCATTGTTATCCACTTTCTTATGATGTTGCTAATGCAGTAAGCCAGATTTGGTCTGGCCCGGAACAACTGCTTTATGAAATACAGCCTTATTTACAAGGTGAAATGCCTGAAATTGAAGGTGTGGCATTAGATAGCGAAAATGAATCAGTAAAAGAGCGTCATCAAGCGGTTATCGAAGCAATTAATAACGTTAAAACTCGTTGGAATGAACATCATCATGAAGTTGAAGCATGGATAACTGCTTCAGGTGTTGATAAACGTAGTTACAGCAGTCGTTTTTTACCTAAATGGATTGAAGAAATCACTTTATGGGCGTCAACACTAGAAACGAAAAACTATCAATTACCTGATTGTTTGGTTCGTTTTTCTCAAGAAACATTGAATGAGAAGGCCACTAAAGGTCCAGCACCAGAGCATATTCTGTTCATTGAAATTGAACGATTAACAAAGCAGAGCCTGACTTTGCGTGATGTTATTTTGGTCAACGCGATCCCTGAAATACGCCAAGGTATTGAAAATGAAAAAATGCGTCGTGGCGAAATGGGGTTCGATGATTTATTAACACGTTTAGATAGAGCATTGAAACGTGAAGGTGGTGAAGCTTTAGCACAAGCCATTCGTGAACGCTATCCCGTTGCAATGATTGATGAGTTCCAAGATACAGATCCCCAACAATATCGTATTTTTGATGCGATTTATGGTGAGCATGAAAACAGTGGTTTGTTGTTTATCGGTGATCCTAAGCAGGCAATTTATGCTTTCCGTGGTGCGGATATTTTTACTTATATTCAAGCTAGAAAGCAGACATCTCATCACTACACATTAAACACTAACTGGCGCTCTGCACCGGGTATGGTGAATGCAGTTAACAAACTTTTTATGCGTTCGAATGCTCCATTTTTATTTGAGCATATCCCTTTTATTGAAGTAAGTTCAGCTGAAAAAAACCAAGACATGGCTTTCATTTACCATGATAAACCGATTTCTCCTTTTAATTTTTGGCTTGCTGAAGGTGAAAGTGTTTCTACGGGAAATTACGAGCAAATCATGGCTGCACAATGTGCCGCACAAATTCGTGATTGGTTATCAGCTGGAGATCAGCAACAAGCTTGGCTGATTGAACAAGGTACAAAAAAATCGGTTACATCTGCTGATATTATGGTGTTAGTGCGTAGCCGTAGAGAAGCCGTGCTTATTCGTGACGCACTGAATTTACTTTCGATACAATCAGTGTTTTTGTCCAATCGTGAAAGTGTATTTGAAACTAATGAAGCCAAAGATCTACTTTGGTTATTACAAGCGGTTGTAACACCTGAGAAAGAGCGAGTCTTAAGGGCATCTTTAGCCAGCCGATTGTTTGGTTTCAGCGCAAAGCAAATTGATGATCTGAACCGTAGTGAGGTGCGCTGGAATAGCTATGTAGAGAAATTTGCTGATTATTATGTACTATGGCAAAAGCGTGGCGTTTTACCCATGTTGCGTAAGATCATGATGGATAATCAAATTGCAGAAAATTTACTCGCAAGTATTGATGGTGAGCGTCGGCTTACAGATATCATGCATATTGGTGAATTATTACAAGAAACATCATTACAACTTGATAGTGAACACGCCCTTATTCGTTGGTTAGCACAACAAATTTCTCATCCTGATGCGCAATCTGAAAGCCAACAAATGCGTTTGGAAAGTGACCGAAACCTTGTGCGAATTTGTACTATCCATAAATCTAAAGGTCTTGAATATCCTATCGTTTGCTTACCTTTTGCTTGTAATTATCAAGAACAAAAAGGGGCGCTTTATCATGATAGAGAGAAGTTTTACGCAAAATTAGATATTTTTAGCCGACCTGAAAGCCTGCGCTTAGCGGATGAAGAGCGTTTAGCTGAAGATTTACGCTTACTTTATGTAGCATTAACACGATCAAAATTCTGCTGTTATGTTGGTGTTGCTCCCCTTGTTAAGGGAACTAAACGTAAGTCAGGGCTTACCGATCTGCATAAAAATGCTTTAGGGTATTTATTACAGCAAGGTGAAGAAGGTAATAGTGAATTATTGCATCAATCAATCCATGCTTTATTAGATGATAATATCAGTGTAACAACGCTTGATAATATGTCTGCCCATCGTTATCAGCCTCAATTAATGGTCGAAACAAAACTTGAGGCTGCAATATTTAAACGCCAGATCCATGATAACTGGCGTATAACGAGCTATTCAGGGTTAACCTATCAACATTCAAATCGTAGTTATCATTTTGACTTAGGTGATATTGAGGCTTTGGTACAATCTATCGCACCGGGGCTTGATACAGATGCTAAAGGTGAGAAGCAACAAGGAGAGGTTGATGAAAATTCGATTCATCATTTCCCTCGTGGTGCAGTAGCAGGAACGTTCTTACACAGTTTGCTGGAAGTATTAGATTTTTCACAATCTATTGATGAACTGTGGATGCAAGAACAATTGACTGCCCAAGGTTTTGATGAAAAGTGGGCTCCTCTTTTAGTTTCATGGATGGAAACTCTGTTTCATACACCTCTTAATACCCAAGGATTGTGTCTTGCAGATATCCCAAAATCACAACAACTTGATGAATTACAATTCTATTTACCTATTGAGAAAGAGGTATCATCAGCCCAATTGACTCAATTAATTAGCCAGTTTGATCCTCTATCAAAACGTTGTCCGGCTTTGCAATTTCAACAAGTAGAAGGAATGCTTAAAGGCTTTATTGACTTAGTTTTTTCTTGGGAAGGTAAATACTATGTTGTGGATTATAAATCGAACTGGTTAGGTGAATCGAGTGAGGATTACACACAAGAAGCGATGATGAATGCAATGATGGATCATCGCTACGACTTGCAATATCAACTCTATACCTTAGCGTTACATCGTTTCTTACAACAGCGCATCCCTGATTATGATTACCAAAGCCACTTTGGTGGGATTTATTACCTCTTCTTACGGGGTATAGACAAAGCACATCCCGGAAATGGAGTTTATGCCTATTTACCCGACGAAGCTTTTGTCTTGGCGCTAGATTCACTATTTGCAGGTAAAAGTAGCAAACTCGATGTAGTCGGTGAGAAATAA